The nucleotide sequence GGTGAAAGCTGCCCTTACAGTCTCTTTACAAGCTCGCTCTTTACATAGCGAACCCGACTGGCTAGTAATTATTCAGGTAGTTATTCAGCTCCCAATCGGTTACTGCGGTACGGTAATCATCCCACTCTTGCTCTTTGTTCTCAATATAGTTTTCCAGGATATGAGAGCCAAGGGTTTCGTCAGCAATGGGATTCATCTTCAACGCGTCAATAGCCTCTTTCAGATTGGCGGGCAGACTATCGATTCCAGCAGCCTCTTTTTCAGCAGGGGTCATAGAGAAGATATCCTGATCAACTGAGCTCGGTGCCTCCAGATTATTCTTAACACCGTCCAGACCGGAGTTCAGCATCATAGCAAAGGCCAGGTATGGATTACAGGTGGGATCCGGACAACGAACCTCAGTACGGGTTCCCACTCCACGTGAGGCCGGAATACGGATCAGAGCAGAACGGTTAGAAGCAGACCAGGCAACGTAAACCGGGGCCTCGTAGCCCGGAACCAGGCGCTTGTAGGAGTTAACCAGCGGATTGGTAACCGCAGCAAAGCCAGCAGCGTTCTTGACCAGTCCACCGATATACTTGTAGGCGGTTTCAGAGAGCTGCAGCGGCCCCTTCTCATCAAAAAAGGCATTGGTGCCGTCCAGATTGAACAGAGACTGGTTGGTATGCATACCGGAACCGTTGATGCCAAAGACCGGCTTGGGCATGAAGGTGGCGTGCAAACCATACTCGGCCGCAATAGAGCGAACAACCCACTTGAAAGTTACGGTGTTGTCAGCAGCTGTCAATGCATCAGCATACTTGAAGTTCACCTCGTGCTGTCCTTCAGCAACCTCGTGATGAGAGGCTTCGATCTCAAAGCCCATAGCCTCCAGGGTCTCGATGATCTCACGACGGCAGTTGATCCCCTTATCGCCAGGATCAACATCAAAATAACCAGCCACATCATGGGTAACGGTGCTGCCAGTACCGTCTTCGTTCAGCTCAAAGAGGAAGAACTCGGCCTCGGTGCCCACGTTCATGGTGTAGCCCATGTCTTTGGCCTCAGCAAGAACCCGCTTCAGGTTATTCCGCGGGCAGCCCTCAAAAGGGGTACCATCAGCCTTAGCCACGTCGCAGATAATCCGGGCAGCATTGGTGCCACTCTGGTTTCTCCAGGGCAGGACAGTAAAGGTGTTGAAATCTGGTTTCAGGTACATATCAGACTCGTTGATGCGAACAAAGCCATCAATGGAAGAACCATCAAACATCATGTTGCCGTCCAGGGCTTTCTCAATCTGGCTCAGCGGAATGGCGACATTCTTCATATTACCCAGAATATCGACAAACTGGAGCCGGAAGAAATGCACATTCTGCTCCTCGATAATTTTCATGATCTCTTCACGAGTTGTCTTATTGCAGTTGCAGCCCATTTTGATCTCCTTATTACATGTAGGTGTTATTAAAATACTCCGGCAGGCCGGATAATTAAACGTATTACGACGCCTCTTCTCCATCACTGACGATATGGAGCAGGGTCTTTTGCACCCTGTTGAGGAGCTCGTGGTTACTTACTTTTTCCTGATCTTCCGTGGTCACATAAAAAACATCTATGAGCTGTTCCACTTCAGTGGCTATTCTCGCCCGGTGAATGTTCAGGTGAAAGTCGGACAGGACCTGAGTCAGCTGATACAGGGCTCCGGGTCGTTCACCACCATGGACCTCAATAACCGTATGACGAGCCGAGATATCATTATCTATGACGATCTCGTTATGCAACTGCTGGACCTGCCGTCTGCGTCCGTGAAGCGAAGACTCCAACTTAGTGTAGAGCGTTCGCCCTACATCCAGGCGATAATTGACCGCCTGATTCAGATCATACTCAAGGGCATCCCAATTCTGCTCATCAAAGGCTATTGCCGCCTCCGGCGCCAGATCCAGCATATCCACCACGGTTCCGTCGGGCCAGGTAAAGATCTGGGCGGCCAGCACAGAGAGATTATGCAGGGCCAGTACCCCACAGAGCCGGGCCAACAGGCCCTGCCGGTCTCGGCAGAGCATGAGCAGCGACCAGGACCCCTGTTTCTTTTCCGGGAACAACAGGACCTTCTGTTGCAGGAGAACAGCATGATCCCGGTGCAGGCGCAGATGGTCCAGAACGACTTCCGGGGTAAAGCTGACCAGATAATCCGGTGGCAGGTCCTCTACAGCCATACGCAAGGGAGCCTCATCCGGCTGAAGCTGATCACGGACCTGCCCCCGTAACCAGGCAGCCCCCTGCTCTTCCCCCTGCTCAACATGGACATCAGTGGTACATTCCGCCTCCAGACAGGAGCGCACCTTGAGAAACAGGTCACTCAGCAGGGTAGCCTTCCAGGCTGACCAGGCTGAAGGCCCTGTTGCCTTGGAGTCGGCCACAGACAAGAGATAGAGCATGGTCAACAACTCAGTTTCTTTGATCAGCTCGGCTGTGTCGTGAATAAAGACCTGATCCCCCAGATCACGACGAAGGGCATTTTCCGGGAGAAAGAGGTGATGACGAACAAGAAAGGCCAAGACATCACACTCTTTCTCTTCCAACCCCATCCGCTGCCCGACCTCATCAATAAGATCTGCCCCTAACACAGAATGATCCTTACGCTGCCCCTTGCCGATATCATGGAGCAGAGCCGCCAGGTACAGCAGATGCGGGGCAGTAAGGGAGGCAAAAAGTTCTTCCTCTGTTTGGCGCAAGGTGTACAGCTCCGCCACCGTCTGGATTTGATGACGATCCACGGTATAAATATGATACAGATCATGCTGGGCCAGGGATTCCACGGTACCGAACTCCGGGATATAGGCGGACAGGAGGCCGGTTTCCAGCATGATTTCCAAGGCAGACGCAGGATTATTTTTTTCTGTCAGCAGGCCGATGAATGCATTAGCAACTCGCTTGGAAGAACGAAAATGATCATTCACCACGTGCAGATTTCGGGTAACGGTCCGACGACTGCTGTGATGAATCGGCACTCCCCTCCGCACAGCCTGCAAAAAAAGGCGCATCAGTACCGCAGGGCGGGCGGCAAGATCTGACTCAGTAACGGCCAAACGCAGGGTCTTTGCCCGGACACAGATATCCCGCTCAACCTCCTGCTCGCCCTTATCCTTTTCACTAAGCCCTAAAAGTTCATGAACCTGCTCAAAAAAGAGGCTCGTCACAACGGAGATGGTCTGCAGGTGCCCATAGACCTCACGCATAAAGTGCTCAACTGCCAACATCCCCATCCGGTCCTTATAGCCGAAGGCAGCTGCCATTTCTTCCTGCAATTCAAAATGCATCTGGTCGTTATGGCGGCGACTGACATAATGGAGCCGATTGCGGATCCGAGCCAGCATATTCCAGGATTCCTGAAAACTGCGACGATCAGCTAAAGACAACATACCAGCATCCTGCATAGCATCAAGATCCGGGAGTCCAAAAACCGCTTTTGCTGTCCAGAGCATGGCCTGGATATCCCGCATCCCACCGCGTCCTTCTTTAATATGGGGCTCCAAGCGATAGGCATGGGAACCATATTTCTGCTGGCGTTTCTCGCACATTGCATCCATTGTGCAAACAAAATACTGCCGTTGCCCGTAGAGGATCTTCTTCTGGTAACGTTCCAGCAACTCCCGATACAGGGACTCCGAGCCCGTAATCAGCCGGGCATCCAGGAGAGAGACTTCAAAGATAAAATCTTCTTTGGCAAATCGGATGGCATCTTTCACGCCACGAACACTGTGACCAACCTCAAAGCCTGCATCCCAGAGGGGATAGAGGATGGATTCCGCCACTGCGCGTATGTCTTTTTGGGACTTACGATCATGGAGCAGCAGGAGATCCACATCGGAATAGGGATAAAGCTCCCGGCGCCCATATCCACCTAAGGCAACAAGGGTTATCTTCCCGCACGCCTGCTTCACTGCGGCGGAAGCATTGAACTGGTCAAGAATAAAACGGTCGACCAACTCTGTATGTTGCTGCAGCAGTTGATGCCCACTCAAGCCCTGTTGCCAGAGTTCTTCCAGGGCCTGCCGTTGAGCATGCAGTTCCAGGGACATCAGATAGCCGCGCTGTCTGTTTCTCCTGTCCGCACCCGGACGACTTTTTCCACAGGCAGAACAAAGATTTTCCCGTCACCGATCTTCCCGGTGCGAGCAGCCTCAACGACCACCTTAATCACCTTCTCCACCATTTCTGCCTCAATAATGATTTCCATCTTGATCTTGGGCAAAAAATCGACCTTATATTCAGCACCGCGATAAATTTCAGTATGCCCTTTCTGACGACCGTATCCTTTTACCTCGGAGATAGTCATCCCCTTAATATCGATATCGTTCAGAGCCGCTTTCACAGCATCAAGCTTAAAAGGCTTTATAATAACTTCAACCTTTTTCATCCATCCCCCCTTCTTCATTATTATCCCTTTCTGGCCTCTATCGAGCAGAAGTCACCTGATATCCCCAGTAACTCCATGAACGCCAGCATACAACGAGAACTCAAAACTTGAAACAGTGAACTGAGGGAATTCATTATAGGCTGCTTCAGCGTGTTCGCTATAATTCAGCCCCAGAAGAATACCCATCGACGCACACCTATCGTCACATGGAAGACTTTCACAAAAATCCAAGAGACTGCCTCAATCACCGGAAAACCAGCTGCTCCGTATTTCCGTTCGGCAATTCGTCAACTCCGCTGGAATTCAACGCCGAGGTGAC is from Candidatus Electrothrix sp. GW3-4 and encodes:
- the glnA gene encoding type I glutamate--ammonia ligase, with protein sequence MGCNCNKTTREEIMKIIEEQNVHFFRLQFVDILGNMKNVAIPLSQIEKALDGNMMFDGSSIDGFVRINESDMYLKPDFNTFTVLPWRNQSGTNAARIICDVAKADGTPFEGCPRNNLKRVLAEAKDMGYTMNVGTEAEFFLFELNEDGTGSTVTHDVAGYFDVDPGDKGINCRREIIETLEAMGFEIEASHHEVAEGQHEVNFKYADALTAADNTVTFKWVVRSIAAEYGLHATFMPKPVFGINGSGMHTNQSLFNLDGTNAFFDEKGPLQLSETAYKYIGGLVKNAAGFAAVTNPLVNSYKRLVPGYEAPVYVAWSASNRSALIRIPASRGVGTRTEVRCPDPTCNPYLAFAMMLNSGLDGVKNNLEAPSSVDQDIFSMTPAEKEAAGIDSLPANLKEAIDALKMNPIADETLGSHILENYIENKEQEWDDYRTAVTDWELNNYLNNY
- the glnD gene encoding [protein-PII] uridylyltransferase, yielding MSLELHAQRQALEELWQQGLSGHQLLQQHTELVDRFILDQFNASAAVKQACGKITLVALGGYGRRELYPYSDVDLLLLHDRKSQKDIRAVAESILYPLWDAGFEVGHSVRGVKDAIRFAKEDFIFEVSLLDARLITGSESLYRELLERYQKKILYGQRQYFVCTMDAMCEKRQQKYGSHAYRLEPHIKEGRGGMRDIQAMLWTAKAVFGLPDLDAMQDAGMLSLADRRSFQESWNMLARIRNRLHYVSRRHNDQMHFELQEEMAAAFGYKDRMGMLAVEHFMREVYGHLQTISVVTSLFFEQVHELLGLSEKDKGEQEVERDICVRAKTLRLAVTESDLAARPAVLMRLFLQAVRRGVPIHHSSRRTVTRNLHVVNDHFRSSKRVANAFIGLLTEKNNPASALEIMLETGLLSAYIPEFGTVESLAQHDLYHIYTVDRHQIQTVAELYTLRQTEEELFASLTAPHLLYLAALLHDIGKGQRKDHSVLGADLIDEVGQRMGLEEKECDVLAFLVRHHLFLPENALRRDLGDQVFIHDTAELIKETELLTMLYLLSVADSKATGPSAWSAWKATLLSDLFLKVRSCLEAECTTDVHVEQGEEQGAAWLRGQVRDQLQPDEAPLRMAVEDLPPDYLVSFTPEVVLDHLRLHRDHAVLLQQKVLLFPEKKQGSWSLLMLCRDRQGLLARLCGVLALHNLSVLAAQIFTWPDGTVVDMLDLAPEAAIAFDEQNWDALEYDLNQAVNYRLDVGRTLYTKLESSLHGRRRQVQQLHNEIVIDNDISARHTVIEVHGGERPGALYQLTQVLSDFHLNIHRARIATEVEQLIDVFYVTTEDQEKVSNHELLNRVQKTLLHIVSDGEEAS
- a CDS encoding P-II family nitrogen regulator, encoding MKKVEVIIKPFKLDAVKAALNDIDIKGMTISEVKGYGRQKGHTEIYRGAEYKVDFLPKIKMEIIIEAEMVEKVIKVVVEAARTGKIGDGKIFVLPVEKVVRVRTGETDSAAI